The DNA region GGCATCAACTATTACAGCAAGGGCTGATGTGTTCATGTCCAAAATGTCTATAAAGCCGGACGGCTGTGCCAATTCCATTCGTCAAGCTCAATCTTTACTTCCCcttcagcaccaccaacatgACCGTGACGCACCCCCTCGCGACCTTGCCTTTCGAAACTTTCGGCTCGATTCTCGACCGCCTCTCGGGGAAAGACCGCATTTCTCGTGCAGAGACAAGTCATTCTGTCCGCCAGcgtctcctccccttcctctgtCACACactcaccttctccaacgcCCAGGTCATATCCAATTCCGCCCTGCTCGCAGCCCAAAGCCATGGGAAGTATGTCAAAACCCTCCGCTTTGTCGGCTACGCTTACAAAACGGACGACATCATGGATACAGACCTCTGGGAGCGGCCCATTCTGCACCgagacagcagcatcatgtACGTCCCCACGCACTGACGGCAAACCTGATGAAGATGCCCCGGACCcggacaaggacaaggactCGGAGTATGACAGCGATGAAGCACGGAgagaagagcaggaagacgAAGAGTGGCTGGACGAGCTATGAGAAGATTGGACTTCCCGCGGCTCTATATGGGAGGATTATAGCCCCCGTCCTCCACGGGACCAACTCCCTCCAAGCGCCATTGCCCTTTTCTAAGCTGCTCGCGCCAAGGACCCAGACAGGCTGTTCCCAAGTTTAGAGACGTTCAGCATCAACTTCCCGCATGACTACTCGCAGCAGGCGGACTTCATCCCCTGGGCCCAGACGGCATATTTAAGAACCTTGAGAGAAGCTGGGACGACGTGTTGAGGCGGGAGTTGAATATCATCATGCACCGGCTCTGGCGCAACACCTTTGACGAGGTATCGAAGGGTGGCGGCATTGCGCCTCGAAAGTTGATCCTCGAGAACTGGCACCCCCGCCCGGTTCTGACGTTCCAGTCACAAGAGCGGAAGAACTACCGCTCTATGCTCGAGTCTTTTGAAGTCCACCTCATGACCTCCACCCTCGACGGCGGCCGCGCACGCAAGATGATCACTCGCACCGGCGGGTACGTCCAATCTGTCCGTCGGATGGGCGAGTTCTTTTTCCGGCACATGGACGGTCTCGAGAAATTGACCGTTTCCatgggcgggttggggatgCCCGCAGACTCCCAGGCTTCGGTGATGTTTGGAGTGGCAAGACACGGCGTCTACATGTGGGGGCGGCACAGAAAGCCGCCATGTTCCTGACTTGATGCCATGCTTGAAGGAAAATAACGCACAAAaacatcttcatcaaccGGGCAATCGTCGATTTCATCGTCAGCCGCAAAAGCAGCTTGAACAGGCCGGCACTGGGGAACGCGCAGGCGCATCAACCCAAACATCCGGCGCGGATGTTGTGGGGGTCTTTTTTTTGATGCCTTGTGCGGCGTATTGGATACATACCCCGACATGGCATTGGCGGAGTTCACATGCACGAGCTCGGTGAATAAACTAGGGGATAACAAAGTTGCCGGAGAGGTATTGAAGGATATGAGGTTCCCATCAGCATCAGGGGCAAGAAGTGCAAGGAActgttgaagatgtggatGAGGGTGGATGAACCGGGTGAGGGTTATGTTGAGAGGAGATTGTTTGGATACGGGAGTCAGATTGGCTGCTTCCAGGTCGATCCCAAGGCCACTGCCCGGTCAATCAGAGGAGGGAAAGACCTGGCTGCGTACGCCCGGTTTGTCGTGAAGATGcaagagaagagggtgagAGACCGGTTTAGGGAATTTTCGGTGATGGCTGAGGAAGTGTGTGTTGATGTCTAGAGTTCAGTCTGGTATTTCACATCTCTCATTCCCTTGGTGCCCCCGAGTTGTGTCAGGCCTGGGGGAAAGCAGTACACTCCACATAGCCTACCCCCGCATCACTACTCCACTCCAGGCGTGGTGGCAGAGTGGTCTAATGCGCAAGACTAGAAATCTTGTTCCTTCGGGAGCGTCTGTTCGAATCAGGCCCACGTCGAGTTCTTTTGTCTCTTTTTCATATTTACCGCATCTCTTCAAAAGATCATGCTGCATGAACTACCACCTATTTTCATTTTTACCCTTTCATCATTCACGAAAAGCTCGTACAGGCTACCAATCAATAAAATAATCCACCCCATCATTCACCGCGCTCGCCCCAACACTGCTGTGGTCCTGCCCTTTGTACTCCTTGACCGCCACATCCCTCACCCTTCCGCTCCCCTCGATCCTGTCAAACGCTTCCCGCGCATACCGCGTCATCTTGAACGGCTGGATAAAGTTTTTGCGAAACTGGAATTCCGCCTCCGTCTCGGTCCTCTTCCGCTGGGGAAACTGCTCTATTTCCCCGTAGGTGATCATCACGGCTGGTTTGGAGAGCTTGGacgaggtgaggttggacgAGTAGAGCTCGCCAGGAATGTCAATTCCGTTTCCTAGTCTTGTTGTTATGTCGTTTAGCAGAGAAGCGTTGTTCCAATCCAGcgcgggggaggcggagaggtaAGTGTCGAAGTTGTTGGGGTTCTGAATCAATGACCAGAGAACGAAGAGGCCGCCGAAGGAGTGACCGTAGAGGGCGTCGCGGGTgaagttgatgttggggaagACGGTTGATTTGACAAAGGGTCGCAAACTGGAGGTTAGAAAGGCGAGAAAGGGGTCGGCGCCGGAgggtggggtttggggggtggaaaggggagggcGAAAGTCGGTGGCGCGTTGGGAAAGGTCGTAGACGGAGTCGGTGAGGGGGTAGCCGACGGAGATGACGACCGCGTCGggctgggagaaggagacgggTTTGCGGCGTTTGAAAGCTTCCGAGGCGGTGCCGGCTAGGGCGTTGCCGTCAAGGACATACCTTTCATCCAAACTGTTAGCAACGTAGTGGGCCTGGAataaggggggggggaggggggaagggttcAGGGACAATGTTTACATGGACAGGGCAGTTTTGTTGGCGACATTGCGAGACGACCATTCAAAGGGCCATGACACTTGAATTTGGTAGGTGATATTATTGACTGGGTTTGTAGCATTCCAAAACGCAGCATTGGGCAGAATGGTAGCtggcagaggaggaaaaggggtgaACGACCAGTTTGTTAGCGACATTTTGACAGAAGTGGGATGAGAAGCAGGAACCTGTGTGAAACTGAACCGCTTTCGCAGGTCTTGGTTATTTACACATGATGAAAACTCGTCTTCTTCATAACCTGTGAATTACTCTTCCACTGCTGATACAACACCGGCCAAGCGGGGTAAAGAAGCCCGACTGAGCAAATGATGTGAGCTCTACCTGGGATGAGAACATGCCGTCTTTGCAGAAGGACTAACGGTATTTGGACCAGACTTGATGAGGCTTCAGCCATCCACCAGATATGAGCACGTACGATAAAATGAAATGACAATTTCATCAACGACACTCTAAATACCATCTTCTCGAGGCAAAAACTTTAACAATGAAATACATTAACAGGCCAAAATATAAAACATATTATGCATTCATCTTCCAACACCTCGCCTGCTTTTCTGAGTAAACACAGACAAGACCAAAAAGACAAAATCATATCGTtactcatcatcgtcatctcgTCATTCCTCATTTCACATTCTTCATAGCCACACAGACCACACCCCCATGTTCAATCAATAAACTCCAAcactctccacctccacccgcTCAGCAACTTGATGTCGTCATCCTTGAGGACATCCCCGTCCCTGCCATTACTGGTACTCTCCACCTTGTTcaccagcttcttcaaccgCTTGGAGGCCGTCTTGGCCACTCTCAGCGACACCTCATTTGAAAAGATGTACAAAACGGCAAAAACAAAGAAGGTGACAGTCGTCAGGCCGGGCCTGTGACCTTTGGTTGCGGCAAGAATGCGACCGAGCAGACTCTTGGACTTGATGAAGGCATACTCCGTCCTGgttttggtctttttctcGCTTGAAGGTCTGCGGAAGAGCTTCTTGACAAGAGGGATAAAAGTGCCACTGTGCATATTGTTAGTGTGGTCTTGAAGACGGAACACAAGAACCGAGCTTACAATATAGTGCCAACAatccaccttctccacctctGGTCCTCGGCGTCTTCCACAATTTGAATCATCTCTTGTCTCAGGCCCTTGAGATAACCGAGGACGGTGGCTGTCTGGGCTCTGATCTTGTCTGAAATCTCATCGTAATCTCTTCTGGTGCCCTTGGATGCGatcatcttcctctggcGTTGTAGGTTGGCGAGTTCAATAACTTCCTTCTCAGCTTTCTGGCGCACAGATTTGAGGGTGGGCTTGTAGTAAGAGGACTGCACCGCGAGAGGTAGCGGTGTTGTCGAGTGGATTGGTAGTGCCCcatggtgaggaggaccGGACAGAGGCGCAGGGGGAATGTAGCTCATGCCAACACCTGAAGTAGCCGCTGGACCGGGCATCGATTCAACGCCTGTCCCATAGTAGGATGCAGAGGCGCCGTTGGCACCCGACACTGGGGGGTAGTTGGGCGAGATACCGGTGCtgtgggaagggagagggtAGCCTGAACCAGGAGGTGGACGGCCATAGTCATGGCGTGGTGGATAGGACGAGTCTGGACCTTGCGGAGGACGGTAGCTGTCGGTGACGATGGGATAGGGGTCAATCGAGCCGTTGGGTCCGGTTATGGGAGCAGCGGCGGTAAAGTAGGAAGCGGCTTCTCCAGTTGGGGCTCTGTCATCACCGCGGGCTTTGTCATCGCCACGGTCTCTGTCGCCGCGATCTCTATCACCGCGATCTCTGTCACCACGGTCTTTGTCAACGCGGTCTCTGTCAACGCGGTCTCTGTCAATGCGGTCCCTGTCAACACGGTCTCTGTCGCCACGGTCTCTGTCACCTCGGTCCCTGTCGCCTCGACCACGCTTCCTGTCCCGGTCGTCGGGCGGAGTCAGTGGCTTATCGGGTCTCTCCATGCTGGCGGTGTCAAAGTACTTATCATCAACAAAGCAAAGCTGGGAGAAACAAGATATTCACACGGAAAGATCAAGAGCAAGATCAAAACGATGCAACGACTAAAAACATGACATGAAACCACATGGGGTGAGGGTAAGGGCAATTCTTTGGCATCTCAAATTCGAGGTGGCTGGGAGTCGGGATTTTTGGGGCATTTGGGGTTCCGCTGTGGCATCCGATGTGGCACGGGCGCAAAGCACAAAGGCAGCTGAAaagggagcttgggccacttCCCCGCGCGTCATTTTAGTTTGTGCCGATCAACTGAGACCTTTTGGTTTCTCCAAGATCCACATCCCGTCCGTCATGTTGTGCAAGCGTGAAGAAGAACGACGACGAACgatggatggtgatgatgatgatgggggggtgatgggggatgggtggtAGGGAAGGGAAGAGATGTCCTCAAATCAATAAAATCACAAGGCTGACTCCCTATTCCTTGCCAGTTATTCCCAAAACAGCTGCCCGTTCAAGTCCGAGTGCACATTTGAGCAGAAAACCTGTGCTCGGTCCGGGGccaagatggtggggggCTTTCCGGACAATTTAATCGTGCCTTAGTTCGGTCTGGCGGCATTATTTCTGTACAACCCGCCGCAACGTCAGCGCCATC from Podospora pseudocomata strain CBS 415.72m chromosome 3, whole genome shotgun sequence includes:
- a CDS encoding hypothetical protein (COG:S; EggNog:ENOG503P2P4) gives rise to the protein MSLTNWSFTPFPPLPATILPNAAFWNATNPVNNITYQIQVSWPFEWSSRNVANKTALSILDERYVLDGNALAGTASEAFKRRKPVSFSQPDAVVISVGYPLTDSVYDLSQRATDFRPPLSTPQTPPSGADPFLAFLTSSLRPFVKSTVFPNINFTRDALYGHSFGGLFVLWSLIQNPNNFDTYLSASPALDWNNASLLNDITTRLGNGIDIPGELYSSNLTSSKLSKPAVMITYGEIEQFPQRKRTETEAEFQFRKNFIQPFKMTRYAREAFDRIEGSGRVRDVAVKEYKGQDHSSVGASAVNDGVDYFIDW
- a CDS encoding hypothetical protein (EggNog:ENOG503PD3A); protein product: MERPDKPLTPPDDRDRKRGRGDRDRGDRDRGDRDRVDRDRVDRDRVDKDRGDRDRGDRDRGDRDRGDDKARGDDRAPTGEAASYFTAAAPITGPNGSIDPYPIVTDSYRPPQGPDSSYPPRHDYGRPPPGSGYPLPSHSTGISPNYPPVSGANGASASYYGTGVESMPGPAATSGVGMSYIPPAPLSGPPHHGALPIHSTTPLPLAVQSSYYKPTLKSVRQKAEKEVIELANLQRQRKMIASKGTRRDYDEISDKIRAQTATVLGYLKGLRQEMIQIVEDAEDQRWRRWIVGTIFGTFIPLVKKLFRRPSSEKKTKTRTEYAFIKSKSLLGRILAATKGHRPGLTTVTFFVFAVLYIFSNEVSLRVAKTASKRLKKLVNKVESTSNGRDGDVLKDDDIKLLSGWRWRVLEFID